In Deinococcus planocerae, a genomic segment contains:
- a CDS encoding ABC transporter ATP-binding protein, translating to MNASPPDSPGVTRRLYGLLTPYRRTVLLGLLLLVGSVAAELYPPLVWIRVVDEGLPARDWAFIAWHLALLVAVFGVQQLLSAWRGLLLGRAGQRLTLDLRLSVYRKLQGQSAAYFESQRTGDLIARVTGDVDALQDVLVRGTDAVLANALRLIGVVAIFIALQPLLGVLVTLPMLAVALMLRRYARTVRPAYRAARTRLGDLTALITDRLAGIRVVQGFAREGAELRRVEALGRELYDVQVRAVALRNRAFPLARFVANFGNVIMLGGGAALILAGQFTLGGLLAYRGYGRYFYGPIDDLVNIGDLLQRAEASGRRVFEVLDAPVAVAERPGARPLPEPVRGEVRFEDVTFGYDPARPVLEGLTLSVPAGGRVAILGESGAGKSTLLGLVPRLYDPLSGRVLLDGVDVRDVTLESLRTHAVTMPQDTFLFHATVLENVRYARPDATPEEVEDALRAAHALDFVRALPEGLDTLVGERGVRLSGGQRQRLAIARTLLARPAVLLLDEPTSAVDAESEALVVAALDELMRGRTALIVTHRLSLARGADRVIVLAGGRIVEDGPPAALRARNGAYAALERATRSLDGTIPETLTGA from the coding sequence GTGAACGCCTCCCCGCCCGACTCCCCCGGCGTGACCCGGCGCCTGTACGGCCTGCTGACCCCGTACCGCCGCACGGTCCTGCTCGGGCTGCTGCTCCTGGTGGGCAGCGTGGCCGCCGAGCTGTACCCGCCGCTGGTGTGGATTCGGGTGGTGGACGAGGGGCTGCCCGCACGCGACTGGGCCTTCATCGCGTGGCACCTCGCGCTGCTGGTGGCGGTGTTCGGCGTGCAACAGCTTCTCTCGGCGTGGCGGGGCCTGCTGCTGGGGCGGGCGGGGCAGCGGCTCACGCTCGACCTGCGTTTGAGCGTGTACCGCAAGCTTCAGGGGCAGTCGGCGGCGTACTTCGAGTCGCAGCGCACCGGGGACCTGATCGCGCGGGTGACGGGCGACGTGGACGCCTTGCAGGACGTGCTCGTGCGCGGGACGGACGCGGTGCTCGCCAACGCCCTGCGATTGATCGGCGTGGTCGCCATCTTCATCGCGCTGCAACCCCTCCTCGGCGTGCTCGTCACGCTGCCCATGCTCGCCGTCGCCCTGATGCTGCGCCGCTACGCCCGCACCGTCCGGCCCGCCTACCGGGCGGCGCGCACGCGGCTGGGCGACCTGACGGCCCTGATCACCGACCGCCTGGCCGGGATTCGGGTGGTGCAGGGCTTCGCGCGGGAGGGGGCCGAGCTGCGGCGGGTCGAAGCCCTCGGGCGCGAGCTGTACGACGTGCAGGTGCGGGCGGTCGCGCTGCGCAACCGGGCCTTTCCGCTGGCGCGCTTCGTGGCGAACTTCGGCAACGTGATCATGCTGGGGGGCGGGGCGGCGCTTATCCTCGCGGGGCAGTTCACGCTGGGCGGGCTGCTCGCCTACCGGGGCTACGGGCGCTACTTCTACGGCCCCATCGACGACCTCGTGAACATCGGCGACCTGCTGCAACGGGCGGAGGCGAGCGGGCGCCGCGTGTTCGAGGTGCTCGACGCCCCCGTGGCCGTCGCCGAGCGGCCCGGCGCGCGACCCCTCCCGGAACCCGTGCGCGGCGAGGTGCGCTTCGAGGACGTGACCTTCGGCTACGACCCCGCCCGCCCGGTGCTGGAGGGGCTGACCCTGAGCGTCCCCGCCGGGGGGCGGGTGGCGATCCTGGGCGAGTCGGGGGCGGGCAAGAGCACGCTGCTCGGTCTAGTGCCCAGGCTGTACGACCCCCTTTCCGGGCGCGTCCTGCTGGACGGCGTGGACGTGCGCGACGTGACGCTGGAGAGCCTGCGCACGCATGCGGTCACCATGCCGCAGGACACCTTCCTCTTCCACGCCACGGTGCTGGAAAACGTCCGCTACGCCCGGCCCGACGCCACGCCGGAGGAGGTCGAGGACGCGTTGCGAGCCGCCCACGCCCTCGACTTCGTGCGGGCGCTGCCGGAGGGGCTGGACACGCTGGTGGGCGAGCGCGGCGTGCGGCTCTCGGGCGGGCAGCGACAACGCCTCGCCATCGCGCGGACGCTGCTCGCCCGCCCCGCCGTGCTTCTCCTCGACGAGCCGACGAGCGCCGTGGACGCCGAGAGCGAGGCGCTGGTGGTCGCCGCCCTGGACGAGCTGATGCGCGGGCGCACGGCATTGATCGTCACCCACCGCCTCAGCCTCGCGCGCGGGGCCGACCGGGTGATCGTGCTGGCGGGTGGCCGGATCGTCGAGGACGGCCCGCCCGCCGCCCTGCGCGCCCGGAACGGGGCCTACGCGGCCCTGGAACGTGCGACCCGGAGTCTCGACGGCACGATCCCCGAGACCCTTACCGGGGCGTGA